The DNA region ATCTTTCACGAGCATGTTACGATCATTAGTTGCCGCTGGCCGCAGTGTCAAGGCAAGCGCGCTGCGCGCGGTTTCGCGTGTCGGGCTTCGGGTTTCGTGTTCTCAGGAGATGTGGGGTCAAGACCCATCGCCCGCTTCGATTTGACAGCTTTAGCACGGATGCGAGATATTCCGCGAAGGATCGAAGGAGCGCTGAGCTATGAAAATCATGGTCGTCATGGGTGAATATCCACCAGAAGAAACCGAGCGGCGGCGCAGCGCCGTGCTCAAATGCGCGTCGCCGGGCACCGAGATCGGCTTTGGCGTGATCAAAGCGACCTTCTTCAAGCACTCCAACTCGCAGGTCAATTCGCTGTCCGCCGGGCCGCTGGTAGCCGAGATCGCCATCAAAGCCGAAGCCGATGGCTACGATGCGGTCGTGCCCTTCGGAACGCTCGATGCGGGCGTCGAGATTGCGCGCAATCTCGTGAACATCCCGGTCGTCGGCGCCGGCCAATCCGTCTTGCATCTAGGGGCTCAACTGACCAATCGCTTGGGCGTGATCGCCTACGAAGACAAGAGCATCCCGTTCATGCGCAAGCAGATGCACGCCTGGCGCGTCGCAGATTCGGTGGTCGGCATTCGCGGCATCGGTATACCGCTGCCGGAGAGCACCAAAAATCGCGAGGCCATGCGCGGCCGATTTCTCGACGTGGGGCGTGAGTTGATCGACAAGTACGACGCCGACCTGATCGTGCCAATGGGCGTCACCATGGTGCCCGTGCAATATTCACCGCAGGAAATGGCCAAAGAACTAGGCGTGCCGGTGATGGACGCGCTCATGACCAGCATTCAGACTGCCGAGATGATGGTGCGCATGCAGCTGGCGCATAGCACCCGCACCTATCCGCGGCCCAAAGTTTAGAGCACAAGTGCAGACACGCTACACCGACGGCCGGGTTACCATCCGTCCCTACCAGTTCTCGGATCTCAAAGAGATGGTCGCCGCGGCCCAAGAATCGACCCGCGAAGTCTATCCTTGGCTGGAATGGTGTAAGCCGGATTACTCGATCGAAGAAGCGGAAACCTGGATTCGCAGCCAACGCGAGGCATGGTCAGCGCAGCGCGAATTTCAGTTTGTCATCATCGACACCGACACGCGGCGCTTCCTAGGCGGTATTGGCTTGAATGATCTTCACCCGACCAATCGCTTCGCCAACCTCGGTTACTGGGTGCGCACGAGCGAGGCCGGTAAAGGCTTGGCGACGGCAGCCGTCCGATTGGCCGCTCGCTTCGCCTTTGAGCAGACCGAGCTTGAGCGTTTGGAGATCGTTGTTAACCCAAAAAACCTGGCGAGCCAACGGGTCGCGGAGAAAGCCGGGGCGCAAAAAGAAGGGATTTTGCGGAGACGCATTTTTATGCACGGCATGAGTCACGACGCCGTGCTGTATAGTTTGATTCCGACGGATCCGTCGGATCGGTCCGATCAGTCTACATCTTCTTTCTAAAACCAAGGAGCTCGGATGGCCGAAGAAACCACACCCGAAACCAACTGCTACTGGAAGCACCAGACCGCCAAAGAGGACTGTTTTCCCTGCTATGACGGCAAAAGCATGGTCTGCAGCAGTTGCTGCGTTGAGCACTGCCCTAAAGAAACCCCGCAGTGGTTCGCCGCCTGCGCCCGCGCGGGACATCCGACCTGGCCGAGCGTCGATCGCGGCCGGCGCGTGCCGGCAAAGCTCGTCGTCTTGGAATCCTATTGGGATAACCGTCTGTTCCAGACGATGTCGGTAAAAGGCTTTTTCGAATCCATGGGGCCACTGCACGATCCACCGCTGCAGCTCGCGCACCGCTTCGTCGAATCGCAGCGCGGCCTTGCGCATTACACCGCCGCGCCGGATGGCTTGCTCTGGCGCGACCCCGGCGCGTCCGATGCGCCGATTTGCTATCTCGCCTTCCATGGCGCGCCCAGTGAAGTGAAGTCGGTTTTGGAATCCATCGGTGAACAACACCTCTGCGAAGCCTTCAAAGACTACGGCAGCCAACCGAAGTTGGTTTATTTCGCCGCCTGTAGCGTGCTCCAAGGCCGCACCGGGGAACAGTTCGCAAAAAAGTTCCTCGACACTTCCTGCTGCCGCGCCGTACTCGGCTACACCACCAACGTTAACTGGATGTTGAGCCTGATCACCGACATGCTGTTCCTGCACCGCTTCTACCGCGATGAAGACCCGTGGAAAAACTTGCAAAAGATATTTCAGTCGGTCATCGACGACTTCAAGCCGGCGGGAGATATCGGCTGGACGTTGATCCAGAATAAGCGGCGGTAAGCCCCTGAAAGCTTATTAAGACCGGTGAAGTCGGAACCGTCGTGGAACTGCTAGCCGCAGACGTTTACGAAGTGGAATTCTGCGATGACTTAGGCCAAACCAATGGCGAGCTCCGGACTGCGCGGCCACCAAAGTCTTCCTCTACACAATCGCGGCGAACGGTTGAACGTTGTTGCTTAGCTCTTCAACTCAAACTTGCCATCTTTGTCTTGGGTGATTTTGCCAGCCTCGTAAAGCCGACTGACCGCTGTCGCAACCGTTTTGTAGTTTGCGTCCGGAAACATCTCTAACAGCTCGGCGAAAAAGCAGTGAGCTTTTCCCAGCGCGGCTTCTATCTTGGTCGCGAGCGATTCGACAGTTTCACTTGATTTCGCGGCCCTCGCCGATTCCTTCGCTGTGTCAACGTAGTCGCTCAGCTTGATCTTGCCTTGATTAAAATAAACGATGCGCTTGTAGCGCTCCGCGGGAATGTTCTCCGGAATCGTCGCATCAATGCCCATCTTCGCTGTAGTCGGAACCCTACCATGGATCGGTAGGGGCAAAGATGGGTCGAGCGGCTTGGCGCGCGCGTTGGAAACGATCAGCACGTCGCGGTCGGCCTGCACCCGGGTCGCCACCGCCCACTCGACGTCGACGGGGTCGAAGACGTCGATGTCGTCATCGACGATTGTCACATGTTTGATGTCGGCGATCGATAACAGCGCCATGATCGCGTTCTTGCCGTCGCCCGGGACCTTTTTGATTGACGCGATAATGTGCCAATGGCAGCAGCCGCCCGGCGTCACGTTGATCGCGGTCGCCTGCACGCCCGCTTCGAACAGCACGCGCCAAGCCGCAGCCTCGTAGATCGGCGCCGACATCCAGATGTTTTCCCAGGGCATCTGCAATGCGTAATACATGGCGTCTCTGCGATGCATGATCGACTTGATGATCACCCGCGGGTTCATGTGCAGCCCGCCCATCAGCCGATTGAATTCCGAGAACGGCCCCTCGGAATGCACCCAGCCTTCCGGCGGTATCTCCCCTTCCAGAACGATTTCCGCATCCGCGATGCACGGCACCGGCACGGTGACACCTTCTGCCAAAGGAAGCGGCTCGCCGCGCAGGCCGCCGCCGAAGCTAAGCTCGTTCACGCCGAGGTTGGCTTTGAAAGTGGATGTCACCAATTCGTAAGGGTGCGTGCCAATCGAGATCGACACCGGCAGCGGCTGTTTTTTGGCCAGGGCGCGCTCGACGAATTTGCGCATATTGTTCGGCGTCACGATATCGATGCCGGTGACGTTGCGCTCTTTGAGCATCAACCGATAGATACCAGCGTTGATGCCAAACTCCGGGTCCTGCGCGATGACGACTCCAGCCGTAATCATCGGCCCACCGTCCATCACCGAAAACACTGGCACCGGCAGATCATAGAGATCGACGTCCTTACCGGTGCGAATGACTTCTTTTACTGGCGCGTCTTGGGTCGTCTTCGGCCCAATTGGATTGTCTAAAGCATGGCGCAGCTTATCGGCAATTTTTTCGTAAGCCACGCCCATTCCCACCGCAATCCGATTGCGCGATTGCAGCAGCCCAGAGACCACCGGCATGGAGTAGCCGTCGACGTTCTTGAACAGCAAAGCTTTCTCGGATTGCGCTACCAAGGCAGCCACGTCGCGCAAGTCGACCGGCCTACTGATTTCTAACAACTCATCATGGTTGGCGAGGGCCGAAATATAGTCGCGAAAAGTCGCTTTCATTGTGATTTCCGTTATCTTCACCACGAAGGACACGAAGTGCACGAACCTAAGAGAAGAAAAAGTAAACTCTTTTCCGAACTTCGTGTCCCTTCGTGATCTTCGTGGTGAAACACATGCGAGCGTGTCACAACAATAAGTACGTCTATTAGTGAGACACTACACTAGTTCCTCTTGAATAGCCCTTCCTTCACCAGCTCATTGCGCACGGAATCATCAGTCAAGCGCAAATCGGCAACGGTGACGGTCTTGGCTTTTTCAATGCGCCCGGCGATTTCCTTGAGCGCGATGTCGAGCGCGGCGTTGTTGGGCAGCGCTAGCTCCGGTTCCATGACCTTGGCCGACGAGCGGTAGCCCGCCTCCGCCATATCGGGCGGCAGCTTGAACTGTTTCACTTGAAACGCGATGCCTTCCTGCGCATTCTCACGATACTGCCTGAAGGCCAACCCTAATCCGCGCAGAAACCGCTTGACCATCGGGCGATTCTCTTTCAGATAGGCGCGCGTGGTAATCACCGATTGCAGTGGATAGGTGGTATCATATTCGGTCAAATCGGCGAGCTGCACCATGCCCATCTTCTGCACTGCCATGGTGCTGGTCGGCGGCCCGAGCAGTGTCGCCTGCACCGTGTTGGATTGCATCGCGGCAAAGCGCTCAGTTTGCCCGCCGATCTGCATGATCGTTACATCTTTGTCGGGGTCGAGGCCCATTCTTGTCAGCGCCAAACGCACGAGCCATTCGGAGGACGAGCCGAAGCGGCTAATTGCCACGCGCTTGCCCTTCAACAGAGCCGGTGTCTTGATCTCGCCACGGGCGACGATCTGATAGGGCAACTTGTTGATAGTCCCGGCGACGATCACCATATCGCCGCCGCCCAAGTTGAACTGCGGCACGACGGCGCTCGTCGTCACGATGATTTTTACTTGTCCCGATGCCAAGGTTTGCGCCGCCAGCGTGCCGCTGTTCATCATGACGTCTTCGATCTCGAGGTCCTGCTTGAGCATTTGCGCTTTGGCAAAAGTAACAAACGGCGGCACGCTCGGTGAAAAGCCGCCGGTGACAACCCGCAGCTTGTCGGCGGCAAACACCGACGCGCTGGCAAGCACGATTACGCCCATCGCAATCAGAACGGTTCTGGTTTTCATCGTCACTCCTCTGCACTTTGTATACGGCGTTTGTCGCCTAGGGTCTAGCCTTCGGGGTCTAGAGGCTAGCGTTTTGCGTCTAGCGTCCAACGCCATGAATTCTGGCGCCAACCGCTAGACACCAGACGTTAGACTCTAACCCGGTTGACTTCCCCAATCATGCCTGAGTAAAACCGACTTATCGAAGCAATACTCAATAGGAGAAAGACAATGGCCAATTGGACGCCGCCCGAATTTGTCTCGCGTGAGCAGTGCATCAAAGACACCGAAGAAGTCTTAGGGATGTCGGACATTCCGATCAAGAGCACCGAAGATATTTTTCGCATCAAAGTGCTCGGTCTCGACTGGGACTTGGGTATGGTGGTGCATGAACCGACGGATGCCAGCCGCATTCCAACCGGGGCCGACGGCAAGAAGATCGGCTTCTTTTTGCTCCACGGCGGGTCGAGCGACTTCAAAGGCATCGAGCGCCACGCCAAACTGCTCGCCAGCAAGTACGGCTGCCGTGTCATTGCCGGCACTTTTCCCGGACGATTTTATTTCCCCGACCCGAGCCGCGACTGGCCGGACGACACCATCCACGCCGACGGCACGGTGCGTACACCGATCTGGAAGCAAGGTGAGCTGATCGGTCCCGATCAATACAGTGTCGTCAAAGACCCCACCAAAAAATCCCGTTACGGCACCCGCACGTTGGCGAAGGCAAAGCCCGAAACTATCTTCTGGTACCGCATGGCGGCCTGGCCGGCGGCGTTCGAAGAAGGCATGATCGAAGCCTGCAGGCGTCATTTTCCCGTCGGTGAATTTTCCGTCTATGGCCAAGGCCACTCGACCGGCGGCCCGTTCATCTGCATGTTGTCGCAGCGTATTCCCAACATGGCCGGGGTTTGCGCCACCGAGCATTCGCCCTTCGGCTATCTTTGCTCGGCGCGCGACGTTTGGGGCGGAGAGCTAGGCAAGATCGCCGGCTTTGAAAAAGACGGCAAGGTCGGCGAGAAACGCAGCGACCCATTCGACGAACTCTACATCCGCACCTGGCGCGATCTGGCGCGCTATCTGGGTCCCGAAACGCTCGGCCAAGAAGGTCCCCTCGGGTTGATGCGCTTGCCTGCTCTCATGGAAGATGTGTTGGACTCGTGGGAGCGCGCCAAGAGCCGGCCCCAATTCAAAGCGGAGTATCTCGTCACCCA from Deltaproteobacteria bacterium includes:
- a CDS encoding DUF4926 domain-containing protein, whose product is MKTGEVGTVVELLAADVYEVEFCDDLGQTNGELRTARPPKSSSTQSRRTVERCCLALQLKLAIFVLGDFASLVKPTDRCRNRFVVCVRKHL
- a CDS encoding GNAT family N-acetyltransferase; this translates as MQTRYTDGRVTIRPYQFSDLKEMVAAAQESTREVYPWLEWCKPDYSIEEAETWIRSQREAWSAQREFQFVIIDTDTRRFLGGIGLNDLHPTNRFANLGYWVRTSEAGKGLATAAVRLAARFAFEQTELERLEIVVNPKNLASQRVAEKAGAQKEGILRRRIFMHGMSHDAVLYSLIPTDPSDRSDQSTSSF
- a CDS encoding ABC transporter substrate-binding protein, yielding MALDARRKTLASRPRRLDPRRQTPYTKCRGVTMKTRTVLIAMGVIVLASASVFAADKLRVVTGGFSPSVPPFVTFAKAQMLKQDLEIEDVMMNSGTLAAQTLASGQVKIIVTTSAVVPQFNLGGGDMVIVAGTINKLPYQIVARGEIKTPALLKGKRVAISRFGSSSEWLVRLALTRMGLDPDKDVTIMQIGGQTERFAAMQSNTVQATLLGPPTSTMAVQKMGMVQLADLTEYDTTYPLQSVITTRAYLKENRPMVKRFLRGLGLAFRQYRENAQEGIAFQVKQFKLPPDMAEAGYRSSAKVMEPELALPNNAALDIALKEIAGRIEKAKTVTVADLRLTDDSVRNELVKEGLFKRN
- a CDS encoding UbiD family decarboxylase: MKATFRDYISALANHDELLEISRPVDLRDVAALVAQSEKALLFKNVDGYSMPVVSGLLQSRNRIAVGMGVAYEKIADKLRHALDNPIGPKTTQDAPVKEVIRTGKDVDLYDLPVPVFSVMDGGPMITAGVVIAQDPEFGINAGIYRLMLKERNVTGIDIVTPNNMRKFVERALAKKQPLPVSISIGTHPYELVTSTFKANLGVNELSFGGGLRGEPLPLAEGVTVPVPCIADAEIVLEGEIPPEGWVHSEGPFSEFNRLMGGLHMNPRVIIKSIMHRRDAMYYALQMPWENIWMSAPIYEAAAWRVLFEAGVQATAINVTPGGCCHWHIIASIKKVPGDGKNAIMALLSIADIKHVTIVDDDIDVFDPVDVEWAVATRVQADRDVLIVSNARAKPLDPSLPLPIHGRVPTTAKMGIDATIPENIPAERYKRIVYFNQGKIKLSDYVDTAKESARAAKSSETVESLATKIEAALGKAHCFFAELLEMFPDANYKTVATAVSRLYEAGKITQDKDGKFELKS